The following are encoded in a window of Ranitomeya variabilis isolate aRanVar5 chromosome 6, aRanVar5.hap1, whole genome shotgun sequence genomic DNA:
- the ELOC gene encoding elongin-C: MDGEEKTYGGCEGPDAMYVKLISSDGHEFIVKREHALTSGTIKAMLSGPGQFAENETNEVNFREIPSHVLSKVCMYFTYKVRYTNSSTEIPEFPIAPEIALELLMAANFLDC; the protein is encoded by the exons ATGGTGAAGAGAAGACATATGGCGGCTGTGAAGGGCCTGATGCCATGTACGTAAAGCTTATATCCTCAGATGGCCATGAGTTCATTGTTAAGAGAGAACATGCTTTGACGTCGGGAACAATAAAAGCCATGCTCAGCGGTCCAG GGCAGTTTGCTGAAAATGAAACCAATGAAGTGAATTTTAGAGAGATTCCTTCTCATGTCCTGTCAAAGGTCTGCATGTACTTCACCTACAAAGTTCGTTACACAAACAGCTCAACGGAAATCCCCGAGTTCCCCATTGCCCCGGAGATTGCGCTGGAGCTCCTGATGGCAGCAAACTTCCTAGATTGTTGA